In a genomic window of Punica granatum isolate Tunisia-2019 chromosome 6, ASM765513v2, whole genome shotgun sequence:
- the LOC116210755 gene encoding protein NSP-INTERACTING KINASE 2-like, whose translation METRAESSVFVGVVLLGILSSVCGLLSPLGVNYEVVALMGIKYALEDPHGVLDNWDETAVDPCSWSMVTCSPDGLVISLGTPSQSLSGSLSPSVGNLTNLQSLLLQDNDISGLIPPELGRLSKLRTLDISTNSFTGKIPTELSDLRSLQYLRINNNSLSGEIPPSLANMSQLVVLDLSYNNLSGPVPSLRAHTINIAGNQLICADGAKEECKGTTLMPFSFSLNNSQTSRPSSRSKTRKIALAFGTTLSCICVIALTFSFIIWWRRQHNKQIFFDVNERHYEDISLGNLRKFHFRELQAATGNFSSKNLIGKGGSGNVYKGYLQDGTAVAVKRLRDGDAIGGEIQFQTEVEMISLAVHRNLLRLYGFCMTATERILVYPYMANGSVAFRLKAKPTLDWSTRKRVALGAARGLLYLHEQCDPKIIHRDVKAANILLDEYYEAVVGDFGLAKLLDHRDSHVTTAVRGTAGHIAPEYLSTGQSSEKTDVFGFGILLLELISGQRAFEFGKAANQRGAMLDWVRKIHLEKQIELLVDKDLKDNYDRIELEELVQVALLCTQYLPTHRPKMSEIVRMLVGDGLAEKWEASQRAEANKCRTAYEFSSSERYSDLTDDSSLLAQAMELSGPR comes from the exons ATGGAAACAAGAGCAGAGTCCTCGGTTTTCGTCGGGGTGGTTCTACTCGGCATTTTGTCTTCTGTGTGCGGGCTGCTCTCTCCTCTGGGTGTCAACTATGAAG TGGTAGCTTTGATGGGCATAAAGTACGCATTGGAGGACCCGCATGGCGTGTTGGACAACTGGGATGAAACTGCAGTTGATCCTTGTAGCTGGAGCATGGTCACTTGTTCTCCTGATGGTCTTGTCATCAGTTT AGGAACTCCGAGCCAAAGTCTCTCCGGAAGTCTCTCGCCGAGTGTCGGGAACTTGACAAATCTTCAGAGCCT GCTCCTGCAGGACAATGACATATCAGGACTCATCCCTCCGGAGCTCGGGAGGCTTTCGAAGCTTCGTACACTCGATATCTCTACCAACTCCTTCACTGGTAAGATCCCCACGGAGCTGTCCGATCTCAGGAGCCTCCAGTACTT GAGAATCAACAATAACAGTTTATCTGGTGAAATTCCTCCATCTCTTGCTAATATGTCCCAGCTAGTCGTCCT GGACTTGTCGTACAATAATTTAAGTGGTCCAGTTCCTAGCCTCCGAGCCCACACAATCAA CATTGCTGGAAATCAACTGATATGTGCTGACGGAGCTAAGGAAGAATGCAAGGGAACGACTTTGATGCCGTTCTCCTTTTCGTTAAATAACTCACAAA CCTCCCGTCCCTCCTCGAGATCAAAGACCCGCAAGATTGCATTGGCCTTTGGTACAACTCTCAGCTGCATCTGCGTAATTGCTCTCACCTTCAGTTTCATCATCTGGTGGAGGAGACAACATAACAAGCAAATATTCTTCGACGTAAATG AGCGGCATTACGAGGATATCTCCCTCGGCAACTTGAGAAAGTTCCACTTCCGGGAACTTCAGGCCGCTACAGGCAACTTCAGCAGCAAGAACTTGATCGGGAAAGGTGGCTCTGGGAACGTCTACAAGGGGTACCTCCAAGATGGCACAGCAGTTGCTGTTAAGAGGCTTCGTGATGGAGATGCAATTGGAGGCGAAATCCAATTTCAGACTGAAGTTGAGATGATCAGCTTAGCTGTTCACAGGAATCTCCTCCGCCTCTATGGTTTCTGTATGACTGCGACAGAGAGAATTCTTGTTTACCCGTACATGGCCAATGGCAGTGTTGCCTTCCGTCTCAAAG CCAAGCCAACTCTGGATTGGAGCACAAGAAAAAGGGTTGCTCTTGGTGCCGCTAGGGGCTTACTGTACTTGCATGAGCAATGCGACCCAAAAATTATACATCGGGATGTGAAAGCTGCAAATATATTGCTCGATGAGTACTATGAGGCAGTGGTGGGAGATTTTGGCTTGGCAAAACTGTTGGATCATCGAGATTCTCATGTGACCACTGCTGTGAGAGGCACAGCAGGACACATTGCTCCCGAGTATCTATCAACAGGCCAGTCCTCGGAGAAGACTGATGTGTTTGGGTTTGGGATTCTTTTGCTCGAATTAATTTCAGGGCAAAGAGCTTTTGAGTTCGGAAAAGCAGCAAATCAGAGAGGGGCCATGCTGGACTGG GTAAGGAAAATTCACCTGGAGAAGCAGATCGAATTGCTGGTTGACAAGGACTTAAAGGATAATTACGACCGCATCGAACTTGAAGAACTGGTGCAAGTGGCCCTTTTGTGTACACAGTATCTTCCAACCCACAGGCCTAAGATGTCGGAAATTGTACGAATGCTCGTGGGAGATGGGCTTGCAGAGAAATGGGAAGCTTCTCAGAGGGCAGAGGCAAATAAGTGCAGAACCGCTTATGAGTTCTCCTCTTCTGAAAGATACTCCGATCTTACCGATGACTCTTCGTTGCTTGCCCAAGCAATGGAACTTTCTGGTCCAAGGTGA
- the LOC116210756 gene encoding peroxidase 11 yields the protein MATSRLSVFLSLVVTLSTVPVGSLASDPPLTLDYYSSSCPTVLEIVRKEMECAVLSDPRNAALVVRLHFHDCFVQGCDGSVLLDDTFTLKGEKTASPNVNSLIGFEIIDRIKNYLESECPGIVSCADILTIAARDAVILVGGPYWDVPLGRKDSKTASFELANENIPTANEDLRGIISKFLYQGLSITDTVALAGAHTIGMARCENFRARIYEDLGGSSHLSGLKSTCPAAEGGDDNIAPMDYVSPNVFDNSFYSLLLKNEGLLNSDQEMYSSVLAVQTKGLVRKYAEDSVAFFQQFSDSMVKMGNITNSDSFVNGQVRKNCRFINT from the exons ATGGCAACTTCAAGACTCTCTGTTTTTCTGTCCTTGGTTGTCACACTCTCGACAGTCCCTGTTGGATCTCTCGCCAGCGACCCCCCATTGACACTCGACTACTATTCGTCCTCGTGCCCGACAGTGCTCGAGATTGTCAGAAAAGAGATGGAGTGCGCGGTTCTGTCCGATCCCCGGAATGCTGCTTTGGTAGTTCGGTTACACTTCCACGACTGCTTCGTTCAG GGATGTGATGGCTCGGTTCTGCTAGATGATACCTTCACGCTGAAAGGAGAGAAGACGGCTTCTCCGAATGTGAACTCCCTCATAGGTTTCGAGATTATTGATCGAATCAAGAACTATCTTGAGTCGGAGTGCCCTGGAATTGTCTCGTGTGCCGATATCTTAACAATCGCTGCTAGGGATGctgtcattttg GTAGGAGGACCTTACTGGGATGTTCCTTTGGGGAGAAAGGACTCTAAAACCGCTAGCTTTGAGCTTGCAAACGAGAACATCCCTACCGCGAATGAGGATCTTCGAGGCATCATCTCCAAGTTCCTCTATCAGGGCCTTTCAATTACAGACACGGTTGCGCTTGCAG GTGCTCACACGATTGGGATGGCTCGGTGTGAGAACTTCCGAGCGCGGATCTACGAAGACTTAGGAGGAAGCTCACATCTCAGCGGCTTGAAATCGACTTGCCCTGCTGCAGAAGGAGGGGACGATAATATCGCACCGATGGACTATGTGAGTCCCAACGTTTTTGACAATTCCTTCTACAGTCTACTGCTAAAGAATGAGGGACTGTTGAACTCGGACCAGGAGATGTACTCGAGCGTGCTCGCAGTGCAGACCAAGGGACTAGTGAGGAAGTATGCGGAAGATTCCGTGGCTTTCTTCCAGCAGTTTTCCGACTCCATGGTGAAAATGGGAAATATCACGAATTCCGACAGCTTTGTGAATGGACAAGTGAGGAAGAATTGCAGATTTATCAACACATAG
- the LOC116210757 gene encoding ASC1-like protein isoform X2, which yields MQFLDWEQESFPRYGDFAVLPFFALFFPSVRFFLDRFIFEKLARRLIFGKGQLKEDVESADGRKRIRKFKESAWKCIYYLSAEVLALSVTYDEPWFTSTRNFWVGPGNQTWPDQKIKFARVGSVVLALHDASDVFLEVGKMSKYSGAEGIASVSFVLFVLSWIILRLIYYPFWILWSTSYEVILALDTEKHHWDGSIYYYVFNTLLFCLLVLHIYWWVLIYRMLVRQIQARGKVSDDVRSDSEDEDDHED from the exons ATGCAGTTCCTCGACTGGGAGCAAGAGTCCTTCCCGCGGTATGGAGATTTCGCGGTCCTGCCCTTCTTCGCGCTCTTCTTCCCCTCCGTCCGATTCTTCCTCGACAGATTCATCTTCGAG AAACTTGCAAGGCGGTTAATATTTGGAAAAGGGCAGCTGAAAGAAGATGTAGAATCCGCAGATGGGAGGAAGAGGATAAGAAAGTTCAAGGAATCAGCATGGAAatgcatttattatttgtCTGCGGAAGTTCTGGCCCTCTCCGTTACCTATGATGAGCCGTGGTTCACTAGCACGAGAAATTTCTGGGTGGGGCCAGGCAATCAGACCTGGCCTGATCAAAAGATCAA GTTTGCTCGAGTAGGTTCCGTCGTCCTGGCTCTTCATGATGCTAGTGACGTATTTTTGGAAGTAGGGAAAATGTCCAAATACAGTGGTGCTGAGGGCATCGCAAGTGTCTCATTCGTCCTATTTGTCTTGTCATGGATCATACTGCGCCTTATTTACTACCCTTTCTGGATCCTTTGGAGTACGAG CTATGAGGTCATTCTGGCATTAGATACGGAAAAGCACCATTGGGACGGATCAATTTACTACTATGTGTTTAATACTCTCCTGTTCTGCTTGCTTGTTCTTCACATCTACTGGTGGGTGCTTATATACCGCATGCTTGTGAGGCAAATACAAGCAAGGGGAAAGGTCAGCGATGATGTGAGATCTG ATtctgaagatgaagatgatcatGAAGATTGA
- the LOC116210757 gene encoding ASC1-like protein isoform X1 produces MQFLDWEQESFPRYGDFAVLPFFALFFPSVRFFLDRFIFEKLARRLIFGKGQLKEDVESADGRKRIRKFKESAWKCIYYLSAEVLALSVTYDEPWFTSTRNFWVGPGNQTWPDQKIKLKLKWLYMYAAGFYTYSIFALIFWETRRSDFGVSMSHHVATLILIVLSYIFRFARVGSVVLALHDASDVFLEVGKMSKYSGAEGIASVSFVLFVLSWIILRLIYYPFWILWSTSYEVILALDTEKHHWDGSIYYYVFNTLLFCLLVLHIYWWVLIYRMLVRQIQARGKVSDDVRSDSEDEDDHED; encoded by the exons ATGCAGTTCCTCGACTGGGAGCAAGAGTCCTTCCCGCGGTATGGAGATTTCGCGGTCCTGCCCTTCTTCGCGCTCTTCTTCCCCTCCGTCCGATTCTTCCTCGACAGATTCATCTTCGAG AAACTTGCAAGGCGGTTAATATTTGGAAAAGGGCAGCTGAAAGAAGATGTAGAATCCGCAGATGGGAGGAAGAGGATAAGAAAGTTCAAGGAATCAGCATGGAAatgcatttattatttgtCTGCGGAAGTTCTGGCCCTCTCCGTTACCTATGATGAGCCGTGGTTCACTAGCACGAGAAATTTCTGGGTGGGGCCAGGCAATCAGACCTGGCCTGATCAAAAGATCAA GTTGAAACTGAAATGGTTGTATATGTATGCTGCTGGGTTCTACACATACTCGATTTTCGCCTTGATCTTCTGGGAAACCAGGCGGTCGGACTTTGGGGTCTCGATGAGTCATCATGTGGCGACCCTCATTCTGATTGTTCTGTCTTACATATTTAG GTTTGCTCGAGTAGGTTCCGTCGTCCTGGCTCTTCATGATGCTAGTGACGTATTTTTGGAAGTAGGGAAAATGTCCAAATACAGTGGTGCTGAGGGCATCGCAAGTGTCTCATTCGTCCTATTTGTCTTGTCATGGATCATACTGCGCCTTATTTACTACCCTTTCTGGATCCTTTGGAGTACGAG CTATGAGGTCATTCTGGCATTAGATACGGAAAAGCACCATTGGGACGGATCAATTTACTACTATGTGTTTAATACTCTCCTGTTCTGCTTGCTTGTTCTTCACATCTACTGGTGGGTGCTTATATACCGCATGCTTGTGAGGCAAATACAAGCAAGGGGAAAGGTCAGCGATGATGTGAGATCTG ATtctgaagatgaagatgatcatGAAGATTGA
- the LOC116210780 gene encoding uncharacterized protein LOC116210780 — translation MALENVPKLRCNANGLTTESTNERLGIFGDNKLEEKESRHRGSESGWTKYIVNTEGDDGTKDDKINYQDDDDDKDDDTDNYVTSDASSGVCHLVISCGYNS, via the exons ATGGCACTG GAGAACGTGCCGAAGCTGAGATGCAACGCAAATGGACTCACTACCGAGTCTACTAATGAGAGATTGGGCATTTTTGGTGACAACAAGCTCGAAGAGAAGGAG AGCAGACACAGAGGCAGCGAGTCCGGTTGGACAAAGTACATCGTCAATACTGAAGGAGATGATGGCACCAAAGATGACAAGATTAACTATCAGGATGATGACGATGACAAGGATGATGATACTGACAATTATGTGACCTCCGATGCCTCTTCTGGAGTATGCCATCTCGTGATTTCTTGTGGATACAACAGCTAA
- the LOC116210778 gene encoding chaperonin 60 subunit beta 4, chloroplastic, translating into MAGVRSPISALPFTTPKPTHNAPPSPLLTNPKAVPKELHFNRDGSATKKLLAGVNLVAELVGVTLGPRGRNVVLQNKYGPPKIVNDGETVLKEIELEDPLENVGVKLVRQAGARTNDLAGDGSTTSVILAQGLIAEGIKVVAAGMNPVQIARGIEKTAKALVSELKKISIEVEDHELADVAAVSAGNDYTVGNMISNALKKVGKRGFITIEKGKGTDCSLEIVEGMQFDRGYLSPYFVNNREKMTVEFHNCKLLLVDKKITNPKEMFKILDSAVKEKYPIVIVAEAIEPEALTPVIRNKLRGVLRAAAIKAPSFGERRGHCLEDIAIMTGGTVIREDMGLTLDKATKDMLGSAIKVVISKNSTLIVTDGSTRVAVEERVSQIKGLVENTEEKFQKKILNERIARLSGGVGILQVGAQTQVELKDKQLRIEDALNATKAAIEEGVVVGGGCSLLRLTSKVDGIKDLLDNEEQKIGAEIFKRALSYPARQIAKNAGANGSVVVEKILSVDNVRYGYNAATRSYEDLMSAGIIDPSKVVRCCLEHAASVAKTVLTSDAVVVDIKEQEPIIPKRKPMRTSSTYAFPKKS; encoded by the exons ATGGCGGGTGTCCGTTCCCCAATCTCTGCGCTCCCTTTCACCACTCCAAAGCCTACACACAACGCACCTCCGTCGCCGCTGCTGACCAACCCAAAAGCCGTTCCCAAAGAGCTTCACTTCAACCGCGACGGTTCAGCAACCAAGAAGCTCCTG GCAGGGGTGAACTTGGTGGCAGAGCTTGTTGGGGTGACGCTGGGGCCCAGGGGAAGGAATGTCGTGCTGCAGAACAAGTACGGCCCTCCCAAGATTGTCAATGACGGTGAAACTGTCCTTAAAGAG ATAGAATTGGAGGATCCTCTAGAAAATGTTGGTGTGAAATTGGTGAGGCAAGCTGGTGCCAGGACGAATGACCTTGCAGGTGATGGATCCACTACCTCTGTCATTCTGGCTCAGGGTTTGATCGCTGAGGGCATAAAG GTTGTTGCAGCTGGTATGAACCCTGTCCAGATCGCTCGTGGTATAGAGAAGACTGCAAAGGCCCTGGTTTCCGAACTGAAAAAGATCTCTATTGAG GTCGAGGATCACGAGCTTGCAGATGTTGCTGCAGTTAGCGCAGGGAACGATTATACAGTTGGGAACATGATATCGAACGCCTTGAAGAAAGTGGGGAAGAGAGGTTTCATCACGATCGAGAAAGGGAAGGGCACTGACTGCAGTCTCGAGATTGTCGAGGGCATGCAGTTTGATCGAGGATACCTGTCTCCATACTTTGTGAACAACCGAGAAAAGATGACTGTGGAGTTCCACAACTGCAAG TTACTTTTGGTCGACAAGAAGATCACAAACCCAAAGGAGATGTTCAAGATTTTGGATAGTGCAGTAAAAGAGAAATATCCAATTGTAATAGTTGCTGAGGCAATCGAACCAGAAGCGCTGACTCCAGTAATTAGAAACAAGCTCAGAGGAGTGCTGAGGGCAGCAGCTATAAAGGCCCCTTCTTTTGGAGAAAGGAGGGGTCACTGCCTAGAAGACATTGCTATCATGACTGGAG GCACTGTGATCAGGGAGGATATGGGATTGACTCTTGATAAAGCAACCAAGGATATGCTTGGGAGTGCAATAAAAGTTGTGATATCTAAAAATTCCACGCTCATAGTTACTGATGGGAGCACAAGAGTTGCTGTTGAGGAGAGAGTTTCTCAGATCAAAGGCCTTGTTGAG AACACTGAGGAGAAGTTTCAGAAGAAGATACTGAACGAGAGAATAGCAAGATTATCGGGGGGAGTCGGTATTCTTCAG GTGGGAGCCCAAACCCAAGTGGAGTTGAAGGATAAACAGCTGAGGATTGAGGATGCTCTTAATGCAACAAAA GCGGCAATTGAGGAAGGTGTAGTAGTTGGTGGAGGCTGTAGCCTTTTGAGGCTAACTTCGAAGGTGGATGGAATCAAAGACCTTCTAGATAATGAAGAACAGAAG ATAGGTGCTGAGATATTTAAAAGAGCTCTGAGCTACCCTGCTCGACAGATTGCCAAGAATGCTGGGGCAAATGGCAGCGTTGTTGTGGAGAAG ATTTTGTCAGTTGACAATGTTAGGTATGGATATAATGCTGCTACGCGCAGCTATGAGGATCTAATGTCTGCTGGCATAATCGATCCATCAAAG GTAGTTAGATGTTGCTTGGAGCATGCAGCATCTGTGGCGAAAACTGTTTTGACATCCGATGCTGTTGTAGTAGACATTAAGGAACAAGAACCCATTATTCCGAAGAGGAAACCTATGAGAACTTCCAGTACCTATGCCTTTCCTAAGAAGTCATAA
- the LOC116210779 gene encoding vacuolar protein sorting-associated protein 26A-like isoform X1, with protein sequence MNYLLGAFKPACNIFITFTDGKTRKQVPMKKENGQTVMVPLFQSQENVCGKISIEPIQGKKIEHNGIKVELLGQIEMYFDKGNFYDFTSLVRELDIPGDIYEKKTYPFEFSTVEMPYETYNGVNVRLRYVLKVTINRGYTGSIIEYQDFVVRTFSPPPSLNTSIKMEVGIEDCLHIEFEYNKSKYHLKDVIIGKIYFLLVRIKIKNMDLEIRRRESTGAGHNTHVETETLAKFELMDGAPVRGESIPIRLFLSPYELTPTHRNVNNKFSVKYYLNLVLVDEEDRRYFKQQEITLYRLQEGS encoded by the exons ATG AATTATCTTCTCGGAGCATTCAAGCCAGCGTGTAATATTTTCATCACGTTTACCGATGGAAAAACGCGTAAGCAG GTTCCTATGAAGAAGGAAAATGGTCAAACTGTAATGGTCCCACTGTTCCAGAGTCAAGAAAATGTTTGCGGGAAG ATTTCTATAGAGCCAATTCAAGGGAAAAAGATTGAACATAATGGCATCAAAGTTGAACTCCTTGGTCAGATAG AGATGTACTTTGACAAAGGCAACTTCTACGACTTTACTTCTCTTG TTCGTGAATTGGATATCCCTGGAGACATCTacgaaaagaaaacatatcCATTTGAATTTTCCACTGTTGAAATGCCTTATGAGACCTACAATGGGGTGAATGTAAGGCTCAG GTATGTTCTTAAAGTGACAATTAATCGTGGTTATACTGGAAGCATTATCGAATACCAGGATTTTGTG GTTCGCACCTTTTCTCCGCCACCGTCACTAAACACCAGCATTAAG ATGGAAGTGGGAATCGAGGATTGCCTTCACATAGAATTTGAGTACAACAAAAGCAA GTATCATCTGAAAGATGTGATCATtggcaaaatatattttctactTGTGAGGATCAAGATAAAGAACATGGACCTGGAAATCAGGCGCCGTGAATCAACTGGTGCAGGGCACAACACCCATGTGGAGACAGAAACGCTCGCTAAATTTGAATTGATGGACGGTGCTCCTGTAAGAG GTGAATCAATACCCATCAGGCTGTTCCTTAGCCCGTACGAGCTGACCCCAACTCATCGGAATGTGAACAACAAGTTCAGCGTGAAGTATTACCTGAACCTTGTCCTGGTTGATGAGGAGGATCGGCGATACTTTAAGCAGCAGGAAATCACACTGTACAGGCTACAGGAGGGCTCTTGA
- the LOC116210779 gene encoding vacuolar protein sorting-associated protein 26A-like isoform X2, with product MKKENGQTVMVPLFQSQENVCGKISIEPIQGKKIEHNGIKVELLGQIEMYFDKGNFYDFTSLVRELDIPGDIYEKKTYPFEFSTVEMPYETYNGVNVRLRYVLKVTINRGYTGSIIEYQDFVVRTFSPPPSLNTSIKMEVGIEDCLHIEFEYNKSKYHLKDVIIGKIYFLLVRIKIKNMDLEIRRRESTGAGHNTHVETETLAKFELMDGAPVRGESIPIRLFLSPYELTPTHRNVNNKFSVKYYLNLVLVDEEDRRYFKQQEITLYRLQEGS from the exons ATGAAGAAGGAAAATGGTCAAACTGTAATGGTCCCACTGTTCCAGAGTCAAGAAAATGTTTGCGGGAAG ATTTCTATAGAGCCAATTCAAGGGAAAAAGATTGAACATAATGGCATCAAAGTTGAACTCCTTGGTCAGATAG AGATGTACTTTGACAAAGGCAACTTCTACGACTTTACTTCTCTTG TTCGTGAATTGGATATCCCTGGAGACATCTacgaaaagaaaacatatcCATTTGAATTTTCCACTGTTGAAATGCCTTATGAGACCTACAATGGGGTGAATGTAAGGCTCAG GTATGTTCTTAAAGTGACAATTAATCGTGGTTATACTGGAAGCATTATCGAATACCAGGATTTTGTG GTTCGCACCTTTTCTCCGCCACCGTCACTAAACACCAGCATTAAG ATGGAAGTGGGAATCGAGGATTGCCTTCACATAGAATTTGAGTACAACAAAAGCAA GTATCATCTGAAAGATGTGATCATtggcaaaatatattttctactTGTGAGGATCAAGATAAAGAACATGGACCTGGAAATCAGGCGCCGTGAATCAACTGGTGCAGGGCACAACACCCATGTGGAGACAGAAACGCTCGCTAAATTTGAATTGATGGACGGTGCTCCTGTAAGAG GTGAATCAATACCCATCAGGCTGTTCCTTAGCCCGTACGAGCTGACCCCAACTCATCGGAATGTGAACAACAAGTTCAGCGTGAAGTATTACCTGAACCTTGTCCTGGTTGATGAGGAGGATCGGCGATACTTTAAGCAGCAGGAAATCACACTGTACAGGCTACAGGAGGGCTCTTGA
- the LOC116211852 gene encoding phytosulfokines-like — protein MARRFCPIFLMQPQLLLLLLLLLLLHLTSPAHARDISTISSKPSLPDFPPSAHQENAVTGDLISMMEDECRRLGSEECIVKRFMLEHTDYIYTQDLPKP, from the exons atggCAAGAAGGTTCTGTCCTATCTTCCTCATGCAACCacagctcctcctcctcctcctcctcctcctcctcctccatttAACATCACCGGCACACGCAAGGGATATCTCCACGATTAGTAGCAAGCCATCCCTCCCTGATTTCCCGCCTTCTGCTCATCAGGAGAATGCGGTCACC GGAGATTTAATAAGTATGATGGAAGATGAATGTAGGAGGTTGGGCAGTGAAGAATGTATAGTCAAGAGATTCATGTTGGAGCATACGGACTACATCTACACTCAAGACCTCCCCAAACCTTGA